A genome region from Gallus gallus isolate bGalGal1 chromosome 9, bGalGal1.mat.broiler.GRCg7b, whole genome shotgun sequence includes the following:
- the MRPS22 gene encoding 28S ribosomal protein S22, mitochondrial isoform X3: MHCAVPLLRQQHSWYPLDLFQFTGRTENLPSRLYFQSPHKRRIIRESHRTVFVLGKLPQRYSFCQVLPAASWLTGGKQRLGGENAQRVLSPEFCLLRPAAEQTPAGPQPRSATFPPNVPALTGTPARTSTSARAPASAAFTRTHWERLSDRGRFSARAAPLGKTAHSISRRASGATRRLRRWRGVRKMAALAAKEKRDAKPAFTDEAVQDLLYRMTGLNLQKVFRPVRQELKPPKYRLLTEAQLQEATRKAVVEAKEKLRMPPVLDEREPIDDVLADDKVLEGTETAKYVFTDLTYATPHRERFIVVREPNGVLRKATWEERDRMIQIFFPKEGRRVIPPVLFKDEHLGTVFQQDRHEDILNMCIAQFEPDSADYIRVHHRTYDDIEKHAKYDLLRSTRHFGGMVWYLVNRKRTDGLLIDMISRDLLDDATCLITLYHMLHPECQSAKEAEEGKLHGIDLIKVFVKTESQKEGYIQLALQAYQEAMATSTAS; encoded by the exons ATGCACTGCGCAGTGCCGCtcctcaggcagcagcactcGTGGTATCCTTTGGACTTATTCCAGTTTACGGGTCGCACGGAAAATCTGCCATCACGCTTATACTTTCAGTCACCCCACAAGCGCCGGATTATCAGAGAGAGCCACAGGACAGTCTTCGTTTTGGGTAAATTACCACAGCGCTACTCCTTCTGCCAGGTGCTGCCTGCCGCCTCCTGGTTGACGGGGGGAAAGCAGCGGCTCGGCGGCGAGAACGCACAACGCGTGCTCAGCCCGGAGTTCTGCTTGCTCCGTCCCGCAGCCGAGCAGACACCTGCCGGCCCACAGCCCCGCTCCGCGACGTTCCCGCCAAACGTCCCCGCTCTGACAGGAACGCCAGCTCGGACTTCCACCTCAGCTCGGGCTCCCGCCTCCGCAGCGTTCACGCGAACGCACTGGGAGCGGCTTTCTGACCGAGGGAGATTCTCGGCACGGGCAGCGCCGCTCGGAAAGACCGCGCACTCCATTTCCCGACGTGCCTCAGGAGCGACGCGGCGTCTGCGTCGGTGGCGGGGCGTGCGCAAGATGGCGGCGCTCGCGGCGAAGG AAAAAAGGGACGCGAAGCCCGCTTTTACGGATGAAGCGGTTCAGGATTTGCTGTACAGAATGACGGGGCTGAACCTGCAGAAGGTTTTCCGTCCGGTTCGGCAGGAGCTGAAGCCGCCCAAGTACCGGCTGCTGACGGaggctcagctgcaggag gCCACCAGAAAAGCCGTTGTGGAGGCTAAGGAGAAGCTGAGAATGCCGCCAGTGTTGGACGAACGAGAGCCCATTGATGATGTGTTAGCAGACGACAAAGTCCTCGAGGGAACTGAGACTGCGAAATACGTGTTTACAGATCTAACTTATGCCACTCCGCATCGT GAACGTTTCATTGTAGTTAGAGAACCGAATGGTGTATTACGTAAGGCAACCTGGGAAGAGCGAGACCGAATGATACAGATATTCTTCCCAAAAGAAGGGCGCAGAGTTATTCCCCCAGTATTATTTAAGGACGAACACCTCGGG ACTGTGTTTCAGCAAGACCGTCATGAGGATATCCTTAACATGTGCATTGCTCAGTTTGAGCCAGATTCAGCTGACTATATCAGA GTTCATCATCGAACGTACGATGACATTGAGAAACACGCGAAGTATGATTTGCTCCGTTCAACAAGGCACTTTGGAGGCATGGTGTGGTACCTAGTAAACAGGAAGAGAACAGATGGCTTACTAATAGATATGATCAGCAGAGACTT GCTGGATGATGCTACATGTTTAATCACACTGTATCATATGCTCCATCCGGAATGTCAGTCAgcaaaagaagctgaagaagggAAACTCCATGGAATTGATCTGATCAAG GTCTTTGTGAAAACTGAATCACAGAAAGAAGGCTATATACAATTGGCCCTCCAGGCATACCAAGAAGCAATGGCTACTTCTACAGCTTCATGA
- the MRPS22 gene encoding 28S ribosomal protein S22, mitochondrial isoform X2 has protein sequence MHCAVPLLRQQHSWYPLDLFQFTGRTENLPSRLYFQSPHKRRIIRESHRTVFVLGKLPQRYSFCQVLPAASWLTGGKQRLGGENAQRVLSPEFCLLRPAAEQTPAGPQPRSATFPPNVPALTGTPARTSTSARAPASAAFTRTHWERLSDRGRFSARAAPLGKTAHSISRRASGATRRLRRWRGVRKMAALAAKGAALLPVRLSRVARALWGWRVQRGLGQDAGPAGEKRDAKPAFTDEAVQDLLYRMTGLNLQKVFRPVRQELKPPKYRLLTEAQLQEATRKAVVEAKEKLRMPPVLDEREPIDDVLADDKVLEGTETAKYVFTDLTYATPHRERFIVVREPNGVLRKATWEERDRMIQIFFPKEGRRVIPPVLFKDEHLGTVFQQDRHEDILNMCIAQFEPDSADYIRVHHRTYDDIEKHAKYDLLRSTRHFGGMVWYLVNRKRTDGLLIDMISRDLLDDATCLITLYHMLHPECQSAKEAEEGKLHGIDLIKVFVKTESQKEGYIQLALQAYQEAMATSTAS, from the exons ATGCACTGCGCAGTGCCGCtcctcaggcagcagcactcGTGGTATCCTTTGGACTTATTCCAGTTTACGGGTCGCACGGAAAATCTGCCATCACGCTTATACTTTCAGTCACCCCACAAGCGCCGGATTATCAGAGAGAGCCACAGGACAGTCTTCGTTTTGGGTAAATTACCACAGCGCTACTCCTTCTGCCAGGTGCTGCCTGCCGCCTCCTGGTTGACGGGGGGAAAGCAGCGGCTCGGCGGCGAGAACGCACAACGCGTGCTCAGCCCGGAGTTCTGCTTGCTCCGTCCCGCAGCCGAGCAGACACCTGCCGGCCCACAGCCCCGCTCCGCGACGTTCCCGCCAAACGTCCCCGCTCTGACAGGAACGCCAGCTCGGACTTCCACCTCAGCTCGGGCTCCCGCCTCCGCAGCGTTCACGCGAACGCACTGGGAGCGGCTTTCTGACCGAGGGAGATTCTCGGCACGGGCAGCGCCGCTCGGAAAGACCGCGCACTCCATTTCCCGACGTGCCTCAGGAGCGACGCGGCGTCTGCGTCGGTGGCGGGGCGTGCGCAAGATGGCGGCGCTCGCGGCGAAGGGTGCCGCTCTGCTGCCCGTGCGGCTCTCGCGCGTGGCGCGGGCGCTGTGGGGATGGCGCGTGCAGCGGGGGCTCGGGCAGGACGCGGGGCCCGCGGGCG AAAAAAGGGACGCGAAGCCCGCTTTTACGGATGAAGCGGTTCAGGATTTGCTGTACAGAATGACGGGGCTGAACCTGCAGAAGGTTTTCCGTCCGGTTCGGCAGGAGCTGAAGCCGCCCAAGTACCGGCTGCTGACGGaggctcagctgcaggag gCCACCAGAAAAGCCGTTGTGGAGGCTAAGGAGAAGCTGAGAATGCCGCCAGTGTTGGACGAACGAGAGCCCATTGATGATGTGTTAGCAGACGACAAAGTCCTCGAGGGAACTGAGACTGCGAAATACGTGTTTACAGATCTAACTTATGCCACTCCGCATCGT GAACGTTTCATTGTAGTTAGAGAACCGAATGGTGTATTACGTAAGGCAACCTGGGAAGAGCGAGACCGAATGATACAGATATTCTTCCCAAAAGAAGGGCGCAGAGTTATTCCCCCAGTATTATTTAAGGACGAACACCTCGGG ACTGTGTTTCAGCAAGACCGTCATGAGGATATCCTTAACATGTGCATTGCTCAGTTTGAGCCAGATTCAGCTGACTATATCAGA GTTCATCATCGAACGTACGATGACATTGAGAAACACGCGAAGTATGATTTGCTCCGTTCAACAAGGCACTTTGGAGGCATGGTGTGGTACCTAGTAAACAGGAAGAGAACAGATGGCTTACTAATAGATATGATCAGCAGAGACTT GCTGGATGATGCTACATGTTTAATCACACTGTATCATATGCTCCATCCGGAATGTCAGTCAgcaaaagaagctgaagaagggAAACTCCATGGAATTGATCTGATCAAG GTCTTTGTGAAAACTGAATCACAGAAAGAAGGCTATATACAATTGGCCCTCCAGGCATACCAAGAAGCAATGGCTACTTCTACAGCTTCATGA
- the MRPS22 gene encoding 28S ribosomal protein S22, mitochondrial isoform X1 has product MHCAVPLLRQQHSWYPLDLFQFTGRTENLPSRLYFQSPHKRRIIRESHRTVFVLGKLPQRYSFCQVLPAASWLTGGKQRLGGENAQRVLSPEFCLLRPAAEQTPAGPQPRSATFPPNVPALTGTPARTSTSARAPASAAFTRTHWERLSDRGRFSARAAPLGKTAHSISRRASGATRRLRRWRGVRKMAALAAKGAALLPVRLSRVARALWGWRVQRGLGQDAGPAGGAGAGEKRDAKPAFTDEAVQDLLYRMTGLNLQKVFRPVRQELKPPKYRLLTEAQLQEATRKAVVEAKEKLRMPPVLDEREPIDDVLADDKVLEGTETAKYVFTDLTYATPHRERFIVVREPNGVLRKATWEERDRMIQIFFPKEGRRVIPPVLFKDEHLGTVFQQDRHEDILNMCIAQFEPDSADYIRVHHRTYDDIEKHAKYDLLRSTRHFGGMVWYLVNRKRTDGLLIDMISRDLLDDATCLITLYHMLHPECQSAKEAEEGKLHGIDLIKVFVKTESQKEGYIQLALQAYQEAMATSTAS; this is encoded by the exons ATGCACTGCGCAGTGCCGCtcctcaggcagcagcactcGTGGTATCCTTTGGACTTATTCCAGTTTACGGGTCGCACGGAAAATCTGCCATCACGCTTATACTTTCAGTCACCCCACAAGCGCCGGATTATCAGAGAGAGCCACAGGACAGTCTTCGTTTTGGGTAAATTACCACAGCGCTACTCCTTCTGCCAGGTGCTGCCTGCCGCCTCCTGGTTGACGGGGGGAAAGCAGCGGCTCGGCGGCGAGAACGCACAACGCGTGCTCAGCCCGGAGTTCTGCTTGCTCCGTCCCGCAGCCGAGCAGACACCTGCCGGCCCACAGCCCCGCTCCGCGACGTTCCCGCCAAACGTCCCCGCTCTGACAGGAACGCCAGCTCGGACTTCCACCTCAGCTCGGGCTCCCGCCTCCGCAGCGTTCACGCGAACGCACTGGGAGCGGCTTTCTGACCGAGGGAGATTCTCGGCACGGGCAGCGCCGCTCGGAAAGACCGCGCACTCCATTTCCCGACGTGCCTCAGGAGCGACGCGGCGTCTGCGTCGGTGGCGGGGCGTGCGCAAGATGGCGGCGCTCGCGGCGAAGGGTGCCGCTCTGCTGCCCGTGCGGCTCTCGCGCGTGGCGCGGGCGCTGTGGGGATGGCGCGTGCAGCGGGGGCTCGGGCAGGACGCGGGGCCCGCGGGCGGTGCGGGAGCGGGCG AAAAAAGGGACGCGAAGCCCGCTTTTACGGATGAAGCGGTTCAGGATTTGCTGTACAGAATGACGGGGCTGAACCTGCAGAAGGTTTTCCGTCCGGTTCGGCAGGAGCTGAAGCCGCCCAAGTACCGGCTGCTGACGGaggctcagctgcaggag gCCACCAGAAAAGCCGTTGTGGAGGCTAAGGAGAAGCTGAGAATGCCGCCAGTGTTGGACGAACGAGAGCCCATTGATGATGTGTTAGCAGACGACAAAGTCCTCGAGGGAACTGAGACTGCGAAATACGTGTTTACAGATCTAACTTATGCCACTCCGCATCGT GAACGTTTCATTGTAGTTAGAGAACCGAATGGTGTATTACGTAAGGCAACCTGGGAAGAGCGAGACCGAATGATACAGATATTCTTCCCAAAAGAAGGGCGCAGAGTTATTCCCCCAGTATTATTTAAGGACGAACACCTCGGG ACTGTGTTTCAGCAAGACCGTCATGAGGATATCCTTAACATGTGCATTGCTCAGTTTGAGCCAGATTCAGCTGACTATATCAGA GTTCATCATCGAACGTACGATGACATTGAGAAACACGCGAAGTATGATTTGCTCCGTTCAACAAGGCACTTTGGAGGCATGGTGTGGTACCTAGTAAACAGGAAGAGAACAGATGGCTTACTAATAGATATGATCAGCAGAGACTT GCTGGATGATGCTACATGTTTAATCACACTGTATCATATGCTCCATCCGGAATGTCAGTCAgcaaaagaagctgaagaagggAAACTCCATGGAATTGATCTGATCAAG GTCTTTGTGAAAACTGAATCACAGAAAGAAGGCTATATACAATTGGCCCTCCAGGCATACCAAGAAGCAATGGCTACTTCTACAGCTTCATGA
- the COPB2 gene encoding coatomer subunit beta' produces MPLRLDIKRKLTARSDRVKSVDLHPTEPWMLASLYNGSVCVWNHETQTLVKTFEVCDLPVRAAKFVARKNWVVTGADDMQIRVFNYNTLERVHMFEAHSDYIRCIAVHPTQPFILTSSDDMLIKLWDWDKKWSCSQVFEGHTHYVMQIVINPKDNNQFASASLDRTIKVWQLGSSSPNFTLEGHEKGVNCIDYYSGGDKPYLISGADDRLVKIWDYQNKTCVQTLEGHAQNVSCVSFHPELPIIITGSEDGTVRIWHSSTYRLESTLNYGMERVWCVASLRGSNNVALGYDEGSIIVKLGREEPAMSMDANGKIIWAKHSEVQQANLKAMGDAEIKDGERLPLAVKDMGSCEIYPQTIQHNPNGRFVVVCGDGEYIIYTAMALRNKSFGSAQEFVWAHDSSEYAIRESNSVVKIFKNFKEKKSFKPDFGAEGIYGGFLLGVRSVNGLAFYDWENTELIRRIEIQPKHIFWSDSGELVCIATEESFFILKYLSEKVSSAQETHEGVTEDGIEDAFEVLGEIQEIVKTGLWVGDCFIYTSSVNRLNYYVGGEIVTIAHLDRTMYLLGYIPKDNRLYLGDKELNIVSYSLLVSVLEYQTAVMRRDFGMADKVLPTIPKEQRTRVAHFLEKQGFKQQALAVSTDPEHRFELALQLGELKIAYQLAVEAESEQKWKQLAELAISKCQFGLAQECLHHAQDYGGLLLLATASGNANMVNKLAEGAEKDGKNNVAFMSYFLQGKLDSCLELLIKTGRLPEAAFLARTYLPSQVSRVVKLWRESLSKVNQKAAESLADPTEYENLFPGLKEAFVVEEYVKQSLADLRPAREYPLVTPNEERNLLEEAKGFEPSGVMASQKKTEEAVPSPKPEVMNTVLQNSDLLPPRDQKTLLDLEDDLDNLDLEDIDTTDINLDEEILDD; encoded by the exons ATG CCTCTCCGACTCGATATCAAGCGAAAGCTAACAGCCCGGTCTGACCGGGTGAAAAGTGTGGACCTGCACCCCACAGAGCCATGGATGCTGGCAAGTCTCTACAATGGCAGTGTCTGCGTTTGGAACCATGAAACACAG actttGGTGAAGACTTTTGAAGTGTGTGACCTGCCAGTGAGAGCTGCCAAATTTGTGGCGAGGAAGAACTGGGTTGTTACAGGAGCT GATGACATGCAAATTAGAGTTTTTAATTACAACACCCTGGAAAGAGTGCACATGTTTGAAGCACATTCAGATTACATTCGTTGTATTGCTGTACATCCCACACAGCCTTTCATACTGACAAGCAGCG atgaCATGCTTATTAAACTCTGGGACTGGGATAAAAAATGGTCCTGTTCTCAAGTGTTTGAAGGACACACCCATTATGTCATGCAGATCGTCATAAACCCAAAAGATAATAATCAGTTTGCCAGTGCTTCTTTGGACAGGACAATCAAG GTGTGGCAGCTCGGCTCCTCTTCACCCAACTTTACTCTGGAAGGCCATGAGAAAGGGGTGAACTGCATTGACTACTACAGCGGAGGAGACAAGCCGTATCTCATTTCAGGTGCAGATGACCGGTTGGTAAAGATCTGGGACTACCAG AATAAAACGTGTGTACAAACACTGGAAGGACATGCTCAGAACGTGTCTTGTGTCAGCTTCCATCCTGAATTGCCTATCATAATCACAGGCTCAGAAGATG gaaCTGTGCGCATTTGGCATTCAAGCACCTACCGCCTGGAAAGTACGCTGAACTATGGCATGGAGAGGGTGTGGTGTGTGGCCAGTTTAAGAGGATCCAATAACGTGGCTTTGGGCTATGATGAAGGCAGCATCATTGTTAAG CTTGGTCGTGAAGAACCAGCCATGTCCATGGatgcaaatggaaaaattatttgGGCTAAACATTCAGAAGTCCAGCAGGCCAACTTGAAAGCTATGGGAGATGCTGAAATTAAAGATGGAGAAAGACTGCCACTGGCTGTGAAGGATATGGGGAGCTGTGAAATATATCCTCAAACAATTCAGCACAACCCTAATGGACG GTTTGTTGTAGTCTGTGGTGATGGAGAGTACATCATTTACACCGCGATGGCTTTGAGAAACAAGAGTTTTGGTTCTGCACAGGAGTTCGTGTGGGCACATGATTCCTCAGA ATACGCAATCAGAGAGAGCAACAGTGTtgtaaagatatttaaaaacttCAAGGAGAAGAAATCGTTCAAACCTGATTTTGGAGCAGAAG GCATCTATGGTGGCTTCCTGCTGGGAGTTAGGTCTGTTAATGGTTTGGCATTCTATGATTGGGAAAACACGGAACTGATCCGCAGAATTGAAATTCAGCCCAAACAC ATTTTCTGGTCTGACTCGGGTGAGCTTGTCTGCATTGCTACAGAAGAGTCATTCTTCATTCTGAAATATCTATCAGAAAAAGTTTCATCTGCCCAAGAAACACATGAAGGAGTCACTGAAGATGGAATTGAAGATGCATTTGAG GTTCTTGGTGAGATTCAGGAGATTGTGAAAACAGGTTTGTGGGTTGGTGACTGCTTTATTTACACCAGTTCTGTGAACAGACTCAACTACTACGTTGGAGGAGAAATTGTCACAATTGCCCATTTAGACAG gacGATGTATCTTTTGGGGTATATTCCTAAGGACAACCGACTTTATTTGGGTGATAAAGAGCTAAACATTGTTAGCTACTCTTTGCTGGTCTCAGTGCTTGAATATCAAACTGCTGTGATGAGAAGAGACTTCGGTATGGCTGACAAAGTTCTTCCCACAATTCCAAAAGAACAGAGAACCAGAGTTGcacattttcttgaaaaacag ggCTTCAAACAGCAAGCTCTTGCAGTATCCACAGATCCAGAGCATCGTTTTGAACTTGCTCTTCAGCTGGGAGAATTAAAAATTGCTTATCAGCTTGCAGTAGAAGCAGAG TCCGAACAGAAATGGAAGCAACTTGCTGAACTTGCCATTAGTAAATGCCAGTTTGGCCTAGCCCAGGAGTGTCTCCACCATGCACAAGACTATGGAGGCCTACTTCTACTGGCTACAGCCTCAGGAAATGCTAACATGGTGAATAAATTAGCTGAAGGAGCAGAAAAAGATGGCAAGAACAACGTTGCATTTATGAGCTACTTCCTGCAGGGAAA GCTTGACTCGTGTTTGGAGCTCCTGATTAAAACTGGACGTCTCccagaagctgcttttcttgcacGGACCTATTTGCCAAGCCAAGTTTCCAG GGTTGTGAAACTGTGGCGGGAGAGTCTCTCTAAAGTTAACCAGAAAGCTGCCGAATCCCTCGCTGATCCTACAGAATATGAAAACCTTTTCCCTGGATTAAAGGAAGCTTTTGTTGTTGAAGAATACGTTAAACAAAGTCTTGCTGACCTGCGGCCAGCCAGGGAATACCCCCTTGTCACT ccaaatgaagaaagaaacttACTTGAAGAAGCAAAAGGCTTTGAACCATCGGGAGTAATGGCATCTCAG aaaaagacagaagaagcaGTTCCATCTCCTAAACCAGAAGTGATGAATACAGTACTGCAGAATTCTGATCTACTTCCACCACGAGATCAAAAG ACACTTCTGGATTTGGAAGATGACCTTGATAACTTAGACCTGGAAGATATTGATACCACAGATATCAATCTGGATGAAGAGATCTTAGATGACTGA